From the genome of Malus domestica chromosome 04, GDT2T_hap1, one region includes:
- the LOC103413542 gene encoding L-ascorbate peroxidase 2, cytosolic, which yields MVKQYPTMSEEYQKAVEKCKRKLRGLITEKNCAPIILRLAWHSAGTFDIETKTGGPFGTIRHPEELAHEANNGLDIAVRLLEPTKEQFPILSYADFYQLAGVVAVEITGGPEIPFHPGRPDKQEPPPEGRLPNATEGSDHLRAVFGHMGLSDKDIVALSGGHTLGRCHKERSGFEGPWTTNPLIFDNSYFKELLSGEKEGLLQLPSDKALLEDPVFRPLVETYAADEDAFFADYAEAHLKLSELGFADA from the exons ATGGTGAAACAATACCCGACTATGAGCGAGGAATACCAGAAGGCAGTAGAAAAATGCAAAAGAAAACTCCGAGGGCTCATCACTGAGAAGAACTGCGCTCCTATAATTCTCCGATTAGC ATGGCACTCAGCTGGTACGTTTGACATAGAAACGAAGACTGGAGGACCATTTGGGACCATCAGGCACCCGGAGGAGCTCGCTCATGAAGCAAACAATGGTCTTGATATTGCGGTTAGGCTTTTGGAGCCGACCAAGGAGCAGTTTCCGATCCTCTCATATGCAGACTTCTACCAG TTGGCTGGAGTTGTTGCCGTAGAAATAACAGGAGGGCCTGAGATCCCTTTCCACCCTGGTAGACCA GATAAACAAGAACCACCACCAGAAGGTCGTTTGCCAAATGCCACCGAAG GTTCGGATCATCTGAGGGCTGTCTTTGGACACATGGGACTTAGCGACAAGGACATTGTTGCATTATCCGGTGGACACACCTTG GGTAGGTGCCACAAGGAGCGTTCTGGATTTGAGGGACCCTGGACAACGAACCCTCTCATCTTCGACAACTCCTATTTCAA GGAACTTCTTAGTGGGGAGAAAGAAGGTCTTCTTCAGCTGCCATCGGATAAAGCTCTACTCGAGGATCCAGTCTTTCGCCCTCTTGTAGAGACTTATGCTGCG GACGAAGACGCCTTCTTTGCTGATTATGCCGAAGCACATTTGAAACTCTCCGAGCTTGG ATTTGCGGATGCTTAG